The following is a genomic window from Strongyloides ratti genome assembly S_ratti_ED321, chromosome : 1.
aaaatcCAAAAAGGAGGCCATCTCCTGAAAAATTACTTGTTGTATGTTTTTTAACTACTTCtccattaataattttatataaaaaataatttagacGTGTAATTTTGTAATCGGTGAATTATCTTCACATTTAACAAAAGAATTACTTGATAAAGTTAATAATCCttcaatatattataaaaatgaagaagatCACATGATATCACGAATGTCAACAATTTCAATTCGTGATGATAGTACATTAGAATTATCTAATAATCAATCTATTAATCAAGGAAGatcaaaattatcatttggAACACCTAAAGTTAACCCAACTGAacaagaaattaaaaatggttattgtaatgaaaaaaatttatcaagtAGATTATCACAACcagaattaaaagaaaaatgtgaAGATGTTGAAAACATACAAATACAATACTCTTCAACtcctaaatttttaaatagaagaCCAACAGCAATTCCACCACCACCAcctattgataataataaatgtattaaaacaTTACATCGTTGTGTGACAGAACCTTCTGATTCAAAAAATTCATCTGAATTTTTACATACTCCAGCTGTTACAATGGGTGCGtgttttgttaatatatttcatgATTGTGGATATAAAATTCATTGTACTGCATCATGGATTAATCctcaaacaaaaaaaaagttattactTATAGGAGCAGAAGAAGGAATATTTTCATTAGATTTTGATGAATTACAtgaaaattcattaaaacttcttcataaaaaaagatgTGTCTGGTTATATGTTATTAATGGTGTTTTAATGGCGTTACAAGGAAAGACACCTTATATTTATCGTCATgatttaatttcattaactcaaaaaaatatagcaCATAAATTAAGTAAAACTGTAAATAGAATACCTGAGAAATTTTTGCCAAAAGCTTTGGCTGTTACGGTAAAACTTGTAGAAACAAAAGATTGTCTACAATGTATCATTGATAAAAGTCCTTTTGGAATGgaaaatacatatttatgTTGTGTGATACCAAACGCCTTATTATTGTATCAATGGTATGATCCATATAAGAagtttttaatgttaaagaaaattgatgttaaaaaatttccttTTTTACCACTAAAAccttttcaatttttatatggaTCAACAGCTGTTGATTCTGACTTTCCAAAAATTTGTATTGGTGTATATAGATCTAAAGAGActaatcaattttttttacatacgggagattttaatgattataatGAAAACACATCTGATACATCTTCTGTTAACGATGACGATGTTGATTCTTCATGTGATTCTAACAGAAATTCAACTTTAATTCATTCATCTAATAGAGCAACATTaacacaaaaaaatttactagaAATTAATCCTTTTCAATTAAGAACAATGGAAAAAATT
Proteins encoded in this region:
- a CDS encoding Protein kinase domain and Citron-like domain and Serine/threonine-/dual specificity protein kinase, catalytic domain and Protein kinase-like domain-containing protein; the protein is MNNDVIRRADPTDFYNLIQTVGSGTYGEVWKAKEIKTGLITAIKVVKLEAGDNFAAIQQEIYMLKDCLHPNIIAYYNSFLKRDKLWIVMEYCSGGSLQDIYQLTGPLKEQQIAFVCRETLRGLHYLHSKRQVHRDVKSANILLTSKGDVKLADFGVAAQITETIGKRKSFIGTPYWMAPEVACVEKKGGYGNECDVWSVGITAIELAELQPPHFELHPMSVLYMMTKNNYKPPRLKEKDKWSPLFHEFIKLCLTKNPKRRPSPEKLLVTCNFVIGELSSHLTKELLDKVNNPSIYYKNEEDHMISRMSTISIRDDSTLELSNNQSINQGRSKLSFGTPKVNPTEQEIKNGYCNEKNLSSRLSQPELKEKCEDVENIQIQYSSTPKFLNRRPTAIPPPPPIDNNKCIKTLHRCVTEPSDSKNSSEFLHTPAVTMGACFVNIFHDCGYKIHCTASWINPQTKKKLLLIGAEEGIFSLDFDELHENSLKLLHKKRCVWLYVINGVLMALQGKTPYIYRHDLISLTQKNIAHKLSKTVNRIPEKFLPKALAVTVKLVETKDCLQCIIDKSPFGMENTYLCCVIPNALLLYQWYDPYKKFLMLKKIDVKKFPFLPLKPFQFLYGSTAVDSDFPKICIGVYRSKETNQFFLHTGDFNDYNENTSDTSSVNDDDVDSSCDSNRNSTLIHSSNRATLTQKNLLEINPFQLRTMEKIEVKSMKQLDSDTILLSYNNKVLFIDMNGNLKKRVQSPNTFIFTFNVEAILVLPDSFLAFHRHGVEGRSWKTGDMTQDLCDHSKFYQLIGVDDMVVLKIRQVKAPTNSDSGYCDLAILTGHVSTM